One segment of Sander vitreus isolate 19-12246 chromosome 20, sanVit1, whole genome shotgun sequence DNA contains the following:
- the dtd2 gene encoding D-aminoacyl-tRNA deacylase 2: MTEKGSPPAARAVLQQCLRASLQVKPAEEHSEAQSVQIDRGMVIYVCFFKGATDIILPRMVSTLLNLRLCESDSGKMVSVLELPGSLLIVPQATLGGKAKGRAMQYHDNISKEDGLRLYTAFVSLCEKELTAAASAEVTVKHGTYGNRQVLKLDTNGPYTHLMDF, encoded by the exons ATGACGGAGAAAGGCAGTCCTCCCGCAGCCCGGGCGGTGCTGCAGCAGTGTCTGCGGGCCAGCCTGCAGGTGAAGCCCGCAGAGGAACACTCCGAGGCCCAGTCTGTCCAG atTGACAGAGGGATGGTGATCTACGTGTGTTTCTTTAAAGGCGCCACAGACATCATCCTGCCCAGGATGG TGTCCACGCTGTTAAACCTGCGGCTGTGTGAGTCCGACTCGGGGAAGATGGTGTCGGTGTTGGAGCTTCCCGGCAGCCTGCTGATTGTCCCTCAGGCCACGCTGGGCGGGAAGGCCAAAGGCAGGGCCATGCAGTACCACGACAACATCAGCAAAGAGGACGGCCTGCGGCTCTACACAGCCTTCGTTTCTCTGTGCGAGAAGGAGCTGACGGCCGCTGCTTCAGCTGAAGTGACGGTGAAACATGGGACGTATGGAAACAGACAAGTGCTGAAACTCGATACCAACGGACCATACACACATCTGATGGACTTTTAA